Part of the Mycobacteriales bacterium genome is shown below.
CGGCCGGCACCACGACCCGCCGTCCGCCGGCGCGACGCCGCTGCGACGGGCTCTGCAGGGGGGTATCGCGCTGGCCGGGCTGGCCGCCAGGTCCGTGCGGGCCCAGGACCGTTTCGTGGTCGCCTCGCTGGCTGCGGCGGGCGTCGGCGTGGCCGATCGCACCGACCTGGTGGCGCAGGTGCGCAGCGAGGGCCAGGCGCTGGCCGGTGCGCTGCTGAGCTGACCTGCGGCGGGGTCAGCGCAGCAGGCTGTCCTCCTGCGGGGGGTGGTTCACCAGGGAGTACGCCGCCCGCTCCAGGTGCTCCCAGATCGCGGTGTGCGCCTCGTCCGTCAGGTCCAGCCGGTCCAGCGCCGCACGCATGTGCGCCAGCCAGGCGTCGCGCTCCCGCTCGCCGATCTGCCAGGAGACGTGCCGCATCCGCAGCCGCGGGTGCCCGCGCTGCTCGGAGTAGGTGGTGGGCCCGCCCCAGTACTGCACCAGGAAC
Proteins encoded:
- a CDS encoding globin — translated: MTSLYDAVGGEPVFRQLVADFYKGVADDPVLRPLYPEDLGPGEERLRMFLVQYWGGPTTYSEQRGHPRLRMRHVSWQIGERERDAWLAHMRAALDRLDLTDEAHTAIWEHLERAAYSLVNHPPQEDSLLR